DNA from Methylobacterium currus:
GGATGATGAACGCCATCTTCTCGGGCGTGCAGAGCGAGGCGGCGATGACGAGGTCGCCCTCGTTCTCGCGGTCGTCGTCGTCGGTGACGATCACGATCTCGCCGCGGGCGAAGGCGTCGAGGGCCTCGATGATCGATGCGTGGGTCACGGGCATCTCCTGTCCTGGGAGGCTGAGACCCAGGAAGTCGTTGGGGGTGACGGCGCCGCCCGTCTCCCGCGCCACGGCGGCGGCCGTGTCGCGCGAGAGCCAGGGCTCGGGATTGTTGCACAGGCCCGTCACCGCTGCCGGCGAGAGCCCGCAGCGCCGCGCGAAGTCGAGGCGGGTCACGCCCTGCTGCTTGAGCCAGTCACCGAGTTTCACGCCCCCGTCATAGCCCGCCCGCCGTTTCAGTCAAACTGAAAACCGGCAGCGCATTCAGGCAGGCTGAAAGCCCAACCCCTTCCGTCAGCCTCCGACCTGGCCACGATGGCGCAGGAGGTGGTCGGCGAGCACGCAGGCCATCATCGCCTCGCCCACCGGCACAGCCCGGATGCCGACGCAGGGATCGTGGCGGCCCTTCGTTCTGACGTCGACCGGGCGGTTGTCGCGGGTGACCGAGGCGCGCGGCGTCAGGATCGAGGAGGTCGGCTTGACCGCGAAGCGGCAGACCAGCGGCTGGCCGGTCGAGATGCCGCCGAGCACCCCGCCGGCATGGTTGGCCAGGAAGATCGGGGCCCCGTCGTTGCCCGGCCGCATCTCGTCGGCGTTCTCCTCGCCCTGCAAGGCAGCGGCCGCGAAGCCGTCGCCGATCTCGACGCCCTTGACGGCGTTGATCGACATCATGGCGGCGGCGAGATCCGCGTCGAGCTTGCCGTAGATCGGGGCGCCGAGACCGGCGGGCACGCCCTCGGCCACCACCTCGATCACCGCGCCGACCGACGAGCCCGCCTTGCGGATGCCGTCGAGATACTCCGCCCACTGCGCCGCCGCGGTCGCGTCCGGGCAGAAGAACGGGTTGTTGTTGACCTCGTCCCAGTCGAAGCGGGCGCGGTCGATGCCGTGCGGGCCGATCTGCACCAGGGCGCCGCGGATCGTCACCCCGGCCAGCACCTTGCGGGCAATGGCACCCGCCGCCACCCGGGCGGCGGTCTCGCGCGCGGAGGATCGGCCCCCGCCGCGATAGTCGCGGATGCCGTACTTGGCCTCATAGGCATAGTCGGCGTGGCCCGGCCGGTAGCTGTCGCGGATCTCGGAATAATCCTTGGAGCGCTGATCGACGTTCTCGATCATCAGGGCGATCGGCGTGCCGGTGGTGAGCTGGCGCCCGCCCGTGCGCTCGTCGGAGAAGACGCCCGAGAGGATGCGGACCTGGTCCGGCTCCTGGCGCTGGGTGGTGAAGCGCGACTGGCCGGGCCGGCGGCGGTCGAGCTCGGACTGGATTTCCGCCGCCTCCAGGGGGATCAGCGGCGGGCAGCCGTCGACGACGCAGCCGAGGGCCGGGCCGTGGCTCTCGCCGAAGGTGGTGACGCGGAAGAGGTGGCCGAAGCTGTTATGGGACATGGCGGCTATGGGACATGGCGGCGTCGCTCTAGAGCATTTTGGGCCGGACGGGAAATGATCTCGCGCGCCGGCCCGAACCGGGGGACGGAAGCCGGGAAGATCCGGCCCGGACGCACCTCGGCGACCGTCCACGACCACGTCCGCGCGCTGCGGGCGATCCTGAGGCCCGAGCGGTAGATCGACGTGGTCGGCCCCCTCCGGGGCGGGCCGACGCCCTCGATTGGTGTGTCCGCGACGGCGTGCGGGTGCTCCGCGCCACCGCCGGCGGTCATCCCGACGTCGACGCCCTGGTCGAGGATCCCGAGACGGGGCGCGTCCCAGACCGGATCGATCCGGACCTGATCCAGTTCCACTGCAACCAGCGATTGACCGCCGGTTGCGTCACCGCCGCGATCCGGCGCCGGATCCCCGACCTGATCACGAGGCATGACGGCCGGCGGATCTCGCCGCACCATCGCGGCGTGGCGGCCGATTGCGTCGTCGAGGGCCGGCACGGCTTCGTCGCCGACGTCGCGAACGAGGCCGGCCTCCTGGCGGCACTCCGGTGCATCGACGACAATTCGGCAATCCACCTGCGCTCGGCCGACTGCCCCCCGATCCGGACCGCGGATCAGCAGGCGGAGGAGCCGGCCGCCATCGACGGTCAGGTCCTCGAAGCGCCCCGGGCGAAGCGGGCCTGACCCGCTTCGCGCGCCGGACTACCTGGCGCCGAGGGGCACCCCTGCTCGCCGATGACGAAACGCCCCGGCATCGATGCGTCGATGCCGGGGCGTTTCCCGTGATGCAGGATG
Protein-coding regions in this window:
- the aroC gene encoding chorismate synthase — its product is MSHNSFGHLFRVTTFGESHGPALGCVVDGCPPLIPLEAAEIQSELDRRRPGQSRFTTQRQEPDQVRILSGVFSDERTGGRQLTTGTPIALMIENVDQRSKDYSEIRDSYRPGHADYAYEAKYGIRDYRGGGRSSARETAARVAAGAIARKVLAGVTIRGALVQIGPHGIDRARFDWDEVNNNPFFCPDATAAAQWAEYLDGIRKAGSSVGAVIEVVAEGVPAGLGAPIYGKLDADLAAAMMSINAVKGVEIGDGFAAAALQGEENADEMRPGNDGAPIFLANHAGGVLGGISTGQPLVCRFAVKPTSSILTPRASVTRDNRPVDVRTKGRHDPCVGIRAVPVGEAMMACVLADHLLRHRGQVGG